In Panulirus ornatus isolate Po-2019 chromosome 18, ASM3632096v1, whole genome shotgun sequence, the DNA window TAACTATCAAtatgttaataatgatagtaataataattcataaaaGAATCTAAAATATGTAAGATCTAGTTAGTTGCCTCACGCAGTGCAATTCTTGATAATGCGTCCACGCTCCATCTTCTGTCCAATACCATGGATGACAAACACAATGTGGTTGATATCTGGTGGTTTATCACTGGATGTAGCATCTATGCTGTAGCCTCGATGCAGCTTGTACCCAGCtacaggggaaaaaaattcaAAGTATAATACAGAGAACAACTAGCTTTCTGTAACAATATTAGACACAAcataaaaatttaaagaaaagaaactttTCCTATCCTTTTCATAATAGGCAGTATGCAGGGGAAGATGAAGGGATTGGACAGGAGAAGGTACAGATGAGAAACAGAAGATAGATGGGGACAGCCTAAGGCTGGTTTCAGCCACCAATCACACCAAGTTGGACCTGTAGCCACAGGGAATTACATCACAGAATACTGTGGGTCAACCCTACATTGTCAATGATTTACTACTTGTAATAATGGGTATACAATGTAAATGTGTTAAAATCTTGAGCACAATTTCTGCCAAGTGGCCAGCCAAATATATATTCTCTATGCCTAACAATTATACTGCAATAAGATGTCCACTCATGAGATCTGGGATGGGCAAGTGAAAGTGTGTTCTTCACTTACAAATGTCAAGTTAACTATTACTGTACTCAAATATCCAAAATTCTGTCAAGTTTTTGTGAATGATAAGACCAGTCATCACTAATATACAAACATTCTACAATTATGGAAATTTTCCATAATTCTGTACTCTTCTTTGTAATCACATACTTACACAGAATAAAGCGGGAAACTACGTTCTTAGGAACCAATTTCTTAAGCTTCCTTAACTATTATAATACTATTCAAATTTCTGTGCTGGTTTCATTCACAGTTTCACCATTTAGCTTACTGCATTCATCCATGTCTCTGTTCCTAAAAAAGTTTGTCTTCACAtctttcctaacaagtttcttacttcaaGTCTgcccctactcttctctcttctatggtgggtATATATACAGCATTTCACCTATAACTTGAACTCTGTTCTCTTACTTTAagaccatctttgttgtccttctctgAGGTGCATACTTAACAGGTTTATGCTGTAACTAACttactgaacatttccttatccatttagTGATATGTACATCTAATGTTAACAAGCAGCTGATTTGTTTTCTTTATGAATCTCATAATGCAGCATTCCATTTCATGCACATATTCACGTAATTTGTTTCCTGTCAAATTACTGTcatgctgcactcctctgacccatttAGCCATCTTTTCttcctacctcacccacatgtggactagtGGCGTTCTgcacaatctctctttgtcacacataacacttgatgaCACTTCACTCAAAatgctcattctttgtaactcttgattttcctgtaatgagcactgtgcactagctctgcctttcagcaaaatagtaggagcaatagaGAGAGATAGTAGGCAGGAGCATCTAGGTAGAAGCATTAAtgagaagttgtaggtaggaacattgggcAGGAGCATCAGATAGTAGGAGTCAGTAGAAGCTTCTGCAAAGACTCTGCTACAGTTGCCCTTTGCTAGTGGActggtaagggtgaggcactacaggataagaagcagcactggagttcactcaTTATGGAgtctctattgctgtggccatcacTTTGTGGGAGTTCCTAGAACGatcaggtgtcagagatatagacagatagatagattcccCATAATTGCaacatacatcctttgcaccttttcctctgattaaaggaacaataatagctttcacccaatcctcagggatAACCATCTGTTTCATAAAGGCTGGAAGgatcctgacacatatatttccAGGGAATACATCTCATGTTTGTGGGACACTACTTCAGAAGGAAAAGTTTCAGTTATCAAAGCTTTTACATTTTTTGTAACATCCTCTTGTTGATCTTTCTTTTCTGGTGTTCAAAACTGCTAACTATCGACAATGTAAAAATTGTACTAATGTCTTCTACCTTTCTTCCTTTTTCCATCACAGGTGGATTCATGGCCACTATCCTCCCAGTAATTCATTTCCTCTACTCCAGACATAATCTTTGCTATTCTCCATTTGACCTTTACAGTAAGACCTATGTTCCTTTGAGTGAGATGACCAAACTAGTGATGCATACTCTCATTTGGGTCTATATACAATAAATCAACTCACAATTTACCCAGCTATTGCTTTACCTTGCACTGGGCTACATTATTCCAAATGTTAGGTTCAATATGTTTGAAACTTACTCTTTTGAAAGCCTAATTTCTTGCCAACTGAACGCATGAGTCGGGAGGGAGTAGCATCTGAGGACAAGTAGACTTCTGAGGCACTGAACCAATCCACATCACCCTCAGGTAGTGACAAGCTATGGACCACTGAAAGTAAAAattataatcatatgataattAAAAACATGTAATTCATGCCTAATAAAAATGAAACActcaatatatattcattatacaatGTTAAAGACTGAATATGAAGAAATCAGAAGTAAATGAAAGCTTTACAAAATCCATAAATGAAAAtctaagagaaaaaataaagctgTCCTGGCAATAAGTACCTAAGAGTGTTTGTGAAAAGGAATGAAGTTTGCAAAAAGCAGAAACAGGATTCTATGGAACTAAGGGAGATGCAATGTAGATCGATTCTACCAAAGCAATGAATAAGTATATCAACTCCATCATCAAATGAAGAATTCATCACCTTGAAAACAAAGTATTATGCTCATCTCTTGTCTACAGACTTGTACTGCCTCAGCCAACATAAAAATAATCATAACTTTAAAGTGTCTTTATGTCTTTCTACTCTAACCAGAATTATCCACAAGTCTCTGGTCTCTtatactatcacaaacagcctcaacaGGACCCAATGGTCTATTTCTGTTTCAGTTCCTTTGTATTTCCCTTGTATTAAATGCAAAACATTTAAAGCACATTGTATCAATATGTGTATTTCCTATTTCCTATTCTAAGGCAcaataaaaaaatgaaactaACCTTCCTTTGTGGAGTCATCCAATCTCTGAGAGGATAAAAGATGACCTCTGAAGTGTGTAAGATGTTCCAACTCTATCCGATCAGCCAAAGTCTCTTCCACAGGTCCCCATGCACCATCGTAAAACCAAGTTCCTCGGCATATCACATAAACCTCTCCTGGAAAATATAGCAGATTTTTACTGGTGCAATAATAAGCTCATAATTTCATTCATGGGGTAAATATTCATGAAACACAGAAAGCATAATCAATAATGCAAGATGACATACAATATTCCTAACATATTCGCAAGTAAGCTTAAGCTGACACTTGACTGCTTTATATACATCTGTCTGTATCTAATATATGGTGCCTTACTCCCATCAGGATACATAACAGGATCTACCTtacttccaaccctgtcccacctctATTTTCTCACTTAGCCCAAGCCTTTTCCAGGCTTCTCAGCCCACCAAAATTTCCAATGTCACTTCGAACAATCAATTAACCTTAAAAGAATGCATTAAAACCATCATCAAATTCCCTAACAATAATTTCCACTTTATCTATAGACAAAATAAAACTCCCATTACCCAAAGTCATGAACATACATGAAACTTTATTCTTCCTatactcacctctatcccctcaATCTGGacttccctatccaccacacaacacgaacTACTAGGAAAGGTGCAGCAAAGACCTTGCAAGGTCATTCTCAATCCCCTCTTCAACGACATGCCAAAAAACAATAAATAAAGTGATTACCACAGCTTTCTCCAACCATCGGATGGACATCGTCCAACAGTCTGGGAAGAAGCTacttcatcatccccaccactgtcacctccTCCAGCCAAAGATCCCTTGTCATCAAGTTGTAGTTTAAGAACATAACTGCAATGAACCCCTCTGAACTCATATAGACCACTAAAACAAAGCCTCATCCCAACAACTGTGAACACCATTAACAATCAGTACACCACAACCTAATGTTTGTGTAgaaactctcccccctccccctttgattgaataagtaataaacTAATTATGGAGCTGAAAagagtgtgatgaaatggtttggacaaatggaaagaatgtGCAAGGAATGGCTGAAAAAGAGAAGATGGGTGTCAGAAGTGAGGGGACAAGGTTAAAgcagagaccaaagtggagatgaaggatgaggtgaaaaatattttgattgctTGGGGCCTGACTATTTAGAAGGGTGATAGGCATACATAGGATAGTGAGATAGAGCAATGAGTTATACAGGAGGATATgcattgtcaatggactgaaccagggaatatgaagcagccaggggccTTGTtggtggatagggggctgtggtttcatgcATCACACACAAGAGACAGAGAATGGAAGTGAAAGAATGCAACTTttttcatatgttcctggtgctacctcgctaacatgtaaaatggcaaacaagtataaaagTACTATGAAAACTTCATCTAATTTCTTCCACAAGCCAAGATTTACCTTAAATTTGAATGTTAAATGTAAAATATAACTTCATTCATGTCACCTGCTGTATCATGCCACAATAGTGAATGCCAAAACTGGTTTACATGCTCAAAAATATCCGAGCATGCAAATGCATACAATGAACAAAAACTTTAAATATCATTTAATACTATATATTTTGGCTCCTAGGGGAAATGAGATGAGGTTTTCATATTTCACACTGATTTCTAGACGTTTCAcctactttttcattactttaaTCCAAATGTTCCCTGATTTTTAAAGGCCTCCCCATTACTGACCTATTTACATTATTCCTGGACATGAAAAAAAACCCTAATTCATTTTTTCACTTCAATACATTCTTCCATTCAAGAAGAACTTTTTCTAGGTTCTACAGGTTATAATGATGCTGGATTAGCATAAAACTTTATCAAAGGGTCTAAattaaagataaaatatatacccTTCAAATGAGCCCAGTTGTACAGACAAACATCAGTCCTACTAACCTTGCCAGTATATACTTTCGCACTTGCGAAGCCTTACGTCAACCTCATAGAGTCCTCCACGAACCACAATTCTCTGTGTGACCTCTGATTTCCCCTCTTGTTTCTCCTTAGGAGACAAACTCTCACTTCCTGGACTTCTAAATGTAGGGGTTTCAGTCCCTCCTACAGTCATATCTTGGAGCAAGTCTTGATATTTCCATTCAATACGAAGAGAGTCATACCCAATAAATGGCGTCCACTTTTTGTCCGCTTCTACTTTATAGAACCAACGGACCTCCTCTGGACCAAGGTCTTCTACAGTCTCATCCCCATATGGTGAGGTCACCTGTCCAACTGGAGTACCCAAATAACTTGGCTCCAGATTCTCCAACGAGTCGCTAAAGCTGCTGCCATATTGATATTCTccgtaataataatcattatacatGCTTGGGTCGGTCCCTTCAACATAGTTGACGCTAAACTGGAAATCGCTTGCATTCTGAGAAAATGCCTGAAGCTGTTCGTAGTTGCCGTAATGCTGCTGGACTGCCGAGTATTCCATATTATTAAATGGAATTTGGTTTTGATACTGTAGGTTCTGCTGTACATGAATCCCAGCTGACATCTGACCATTCATGAGAGATGACGTGTACTGGTTCATCCCTAGCATACTGAGGTTCGTCCCTTGGTTTACCTGCTGTGAGTTTGTATGTAACTGCAGTGGATAACCTGCAGTTTGACTTTCTGTGGGGTTCCAACTTGATCCCAACTGTGATTGACTCAGCCGCTCCTGCATGGATGGCTGAGGCGTGAAAGACAGAGATGGCTGTTCCTGAGGTTGAAAGGAACCCGGTAAACTAGAGGCTAACTGTGCTCCACCTAGACGTGTATGTGCAGGTGAGTGGGAGCCAACCCCTCCCCCTATGTTCCCTTCACCAAGACCAGGACCAAGTGACGACGAGGCAAGATGTGCAGTCCCCAAGGTAGAACGTATAGGAGAGGACGTCTGTGATTGCACTGGACGTGGTGACTGTAGACTCAAATTACCAAGTTGACCAGGTGAGAGTCGGTGCTGCCCAGACAACGACAGTCGGTCCGTTCCCATAAGAGACTGGTTCTTAGGTGTCGTGCCTGACGACCGGTAGTTCAGATGATCCTGGCCCTGCTGATGAAAgaattgttgttgctgctgctgctgctgctgttgctgttgttgctggaacTGGTGCTGCATGTGCTGCATTGGTGCAGGCAGCTGCTGAGGTGTGTAACCTGCAGGAGGCTGGCCGAGGCCATGGCCGCCGCTCCTTCCGCCATAACTTCCTTCTGGATGGCCTAGGTGCTGGCcactggaggtgagggtgagctgGTTGAGCTGATGGGAGAGTGAGTGGGCGTACTCCAGGTGCTGGCCGCCCCCGCTGCTGTACTCCATGGTCAACCATCACACCTTCAACAACCCGCCCGCCCACAGGGATCAATGGCATACTTTTTCTCCCAGGAGAAACATTCACCATCCATACGTCACCTGCAGGACAAGTAAATTTATAAAAACCTACTGAAGAAACATAAAGTTGAGTGTTTTGTCTTCAAATTATTATTACATATGACAATTATAAGTCAGATTTGAATTGATTAAGTTTTATCAATCAATTAATGTTTCTTAAACCAAATCAACTATAAAAGGAAATTTATCCGAACTAAATGAAGTTATGACAAACTATGTAAAGGAGTCATAATTATTCATTTTCATGGTAATTGTTCATATTTGCTCCTACTGACCCTTCCCGTCCTGGGAAAGAATGCACCTGCCGCAGTGGCCATCCGAAATTTGAACTCATTAATTCAGTCCCTATAAGTATTGTGGTAGCGGGTATTGGAATACATCATGTCCCTCAAGGCATATCTTGCTATAAATCATTTAATGAATATGATATTCCTTTATCAAGAACCTGTTATTCACTGATTTAAAGACCTGTACCGGTACAAAAGTACACTAACATGCCTTAATTGGCATAAAAACAGTACTCATGTGATGGcaattcattcatttcttcatgAATTTTGATGATTAAGATATGTATCATCATGCAATGATTTTCTACCAATCTAATTGGAATACAGTAAAACAAAATTAGGTTATTGACagatacatttatatatgtagtCCCTTTAAATGGCATAGAAGCTGTAAATAATTATATAAACGATCCTTGACTAGTTACCCAAACGACTATGAAATGTCAAAATCACATGTAAACAGACCAAGTAAATTGTTGGACAAAAAGAGATGAACATCACACATGATATACTTGAAATTTACTTATAACTCTGCCATTGAAATTTCCATTAGCATAATTCCTAAAACGATTTCCTCTCTTACGTGTGGTTATCTCCCGCTGGTTTACCAATCATTGAGCATCTTTCACATTATCCTTTTCTGTAACTACATTCAGTAATTTGAAAGATTACCTTCATTTCATTTACTACTCGTTTTAACATcctgttcattctctctctctctctctctctctctctctctctctctctctctctcttctctctctctctctctctctctctctctctctctctctctctctctctctctctctctctctctctctcattgggcTGTGGGTCGATAAGTTCCTTCCGTCATTGGGTTGAACAATAGCGATATCATGATTTATGAACTTTCAAGAGGGAGACAATAATGAACTCGctaagataatgataaaaagctGAGAAAAAGAGTGATGGGTAAGAACTCATGGTATCTTAAAGACCATAGCAGCTTTTGAATTGTTTGTTAAATGCAAGTACTGATATCCGTCAAATTCTTATAAAATGTAATACAGTTGTTGTACATAAATAAGATTATTACCAGTTTAAGATAAATCTATATGTATGGTGTTAGATAACATAAGACGTGTGATAGCAATAATCAATAAAGTTTTGTTTGATAAATTAATTTCGTTTTTGTAAACTTAGGTTTGTACTCTGTTAGGGGGATAAAACTGACAGCTTTTTCATTGATCATTGGTGTAAATAATTGAAATACTTgaatatacgtaaatatacatttattttttcgtacgatagattaaaagaaaatgatttcaaAGATCTATCAATCCCCTATCACTGGGGAAAAAGAACAAAGAATTTACACATCTTCCttgtgtcgtagaagatgactgaGAGGCGAGAGGAAGGGGCTGTAAACCCTACCTTTCTTGTAATTTCAATTTCTTAGAAATGGAAGAGACGAAGGACCCCCTAGcaaggattgctcatcctcctcgaaggctcaggcctCGGTGTTTGAATGTTTATCATTGAAGCTTTATCTCTGAGCGAAATAAACCTCGGGGCTAAGGGAGAAGaacggtttggaaatgttttatggGTAAAGTTAAGAAAGGGGTAGCATTATCACTAAAACAGGAGTTGCGGAAATGTACGACAGTGTTAATGtgatgggtgaaaatgaaagtgggtgattatcagtgttgatgcacctggccacgagaagagagatgatgagaggCGAATGTTTGGGGGgaaaatgagtgagtgtgtcagcagttttgatgcaagagaccgggtattagtgagtaatgtggcagttgagggtatactttAGGGGAATAGGGTATTCAGAAGGGTAAagtgaaatggtgaacagtttgtggattCGTGTGATTGGGAATAAGTGGTTTAGAAGAAAGGGATGTACACAAGCATACATATGCAAGTACATAAGATAGTAAACGGGCATTATTGGCGTACATGCTATTGATAGGTATGCAcaaagagagactcttgaatgtaaatgtgctgagatgggatGCATGATCGCTACCtagtggaggcggtgaagatttgtaaatgttttcagaAGAGTCAATGATACCGGTGAAAAAGGGGTGGTAAAAGTATATGAGACCGGAAAAGAGAAGTGCGAGAAGAAATACTCGGGAAGATTGAGTTCAGAGTGGTAGAAACTGAGAGTAACGatgctaggggagtgggtgaagaatggaaggtatttaggaaagtaaTCCTTAGAGCTGGCATGTACGATAAAAGTGTGTGGTATATGAAAAGTTGGAGATGAGCAGGTACgagagggcagtgagtggtgaaatgacgAAGTTatttgtgaaagggaaaagaggagagtatGGGTGGAACTTGTAAGGCAGGGGCGCGGATGTTTAGAGTATGTCCGAGAAAAAACTAGCAAGATATCAAGAGGAAAGTGaaggggttgaaaagagggcaaatttcaGAGAGTAAAAATTGTTTTGAAAGGACGGTAGTGGTACGATATAtataagagaacaaattggaacatcggtgaagggagcaaataggaaagTGGTCACAAacggtgatgaggtgaagagatggagagagcacattaaaggattgttgaatgacactgtggaagatgtagggtgtgCAAAGGACGAGATTTCATGGCAAGTGGTCTGGTGAatagaaaagaggtggtgaaagccttgcgtatgatgaaatgtggcaaaaaggctggagtgaatggtattgcagaagagtcttttaaagaaaagaaagactgtGTCCTTGACTGGTTACTTAGGGTCCTCCAaacatatatggatcatggtgaagtgcttgaaaaTTGGTGGAATGGATGCCTACTGCCAGTGTATAAAGACAAGGACAAATGTGAGTGTACGAATCATAGAGGTATTATTTTGTTGTATGTACCTAGTAAGCTATTTGGACtggtggtggcatgtacagagcatcagactggagaggagcagtgtggcggagaatgtgtggatcaggtgtatgctgtAAAAAGTGTGGTCGAGAAATACACATGTCTAACATTTATGTTATTGATTAAgaccttttccttcttttgtgataaaatgtgtgtatataaatatttgcACTTTGAATACTATCGATCAGATAAAATTTCTAATCATATTCGTTTTCATtattcccactcatttgaataTCATCAATGTCAAGATGCCTTTTAATGATAAATAGTATTTATTCTGAGATGACATAGTTACCTAATAAAAGCTATTAAAAGCTTGTAATTTCTTTAAATTATCTGTCATAGAAAATGTCAAATAATATTACTACGGTAACTATGGTAGATTTAGTAACGCTGGCACCGTAACTTGTGATTGGTCATATAAGTTACAATCAGTTTCCACTTTTGTTGGAATGTTATCACAACAAGTAGGCAAGAAATATTATCAGTAAACGTTTAAAAGAATTATGTTCTGAAATGGATGCGTCCGTTTCAAACCATATGTAAAGATAAATAACCTCTATCATTATGTTGGCAGTCACTCTTGAACTTGAGGAGGTGTTTTCTCTCATTACGCCACCTTATTATCTTAATCAATTATCTGGAAAGTAGCTTAACAAGGCAATTAAATTACAGATTATGAAAATTTAGGGTAAAATACAACAAAGTGTTTGTTTTATCATACTGGCGGGTTAGAAATTATCAATTTGCCAAATTACTCATGCTTTCATATTATAGTAACTAAATCTATCGACTCAGAGAAGAAAAGGCCTGCAAATACCGTATTGAGATTCATACCAATATCAGTTCTTGAATTAATAGATGAATATTAGGTAAAATTCTAGTTTAGCCTTGTATCACCATTTTCCTTATATAATGGTGAATTTTGTTTTACAATTCAAGTGGTTAGAGAGTTATAATGCCGAGCATTATATTCAACCGAACGCTGTATTaaggtggtggttatggtggggaAAGTTTGTCTTGTGGCAAATGGTAAAGTACGTGATAtacaattaataaaaaaaaaatcggcaGAACTCATGCTAACTTTATCTCATCTTTTAACAGGTCAAAAAAAGTTCCCTTTAATGTCTAGTATTCAGTCAAGTCAGCCACGAGCATAGGACTGAGGTAATGGTGGCTCCTGTCAACAAACATGACCTAGTCAGCGGCCCAGCCATACCC includes these proteins:
- the LOC139755088 gene encoding phospholipase DDHD1-like, with protein sequence MEYSSGGGQHLEYAHSLSHQLNQLTLTSSGQHLGHPEGSYGGRSGGHGLGQPPAGYTPQQLPAPMQHMQHQFQQQQQQQQQQQQQQFFHQQGQDHLNYRSSGTTPKNQSLMGTDRLSLSGQHRLSPGQLGNLSLQSPRPVQSQTSSPIRSTLGTAHLASSSLGPGLGEGNIGGGVGSHSPAHTRLGGAQLASSLPGSFQPQEQPSLSFTPQPSMQERLSQSQLGSSWNPTESQTAGYPLQLHTNSQQVNQGTNLSMLGMNQYTSSLMNGQMSAGIHVQQNLQYQNQIPFNNMEYSAVQQHYGNYEQLQAFSQNASDFQFSVNYVEGTDPSMYNDYYYGEYQYGSSFSDSLENLEPSYLGTPVGQVTSPYGDETVEDLGPEEVRWFYKVEADKKWTPFIGYDSLRIEWKYQDLLQDMTVGGTETPTFRSPGSESLSPKEKQEGKSEVTQRIVVRGGLYEVDVRLRKCESIYWQGEVYVICRGTWFYDGAWGPVEETLADRIELEHLTHFRGHLLSSQRLDDSTKEVVHSLSLPEGDVDWFSASEVYLSSDATPSRLMRSVGKKLGFQKTGYKLHRGYSIDATSSDKPPDINHIVFVIHGIGQKMERGRIIKNCTALRESISYLKHKYFPSIVNSSQTVEFFPVEWRSSLVLDAGVIESITPQKILNIRQMLNASFMDIMYYNSPLYREEIITGLTGEMNRLYTMFTQRNPYFEANGGKVSMVAHSLGCVITYDIVTGWNPAQQYEQQLVQSLIKHIDRNCELHNDSQVTVKKGLQELLNQHDCQHTQPSLNFKIENFFCLGSPLAVFLALRTKHSQVEAPDIIPQKLCKRLLNIFHPADPVAYRIEPLLCPEYANIAPVLIHSYSAAEKIPYCEMPLEPITGSREKDKEYKDAGDKSRANSGNNTPVSSAPSTPVKGGASSWSLWGLMKGNKKTADTGPSSQELTSALQDVKSLTERTDFMLREGSMENSYISAITSHTSYWTNYDVSHFMLSILCPDIQPTSSKPEVIKP